Proteins encoded in a region of the Brevefilum fermentans genome:
- a CDS encoding zinc ribbon domain-containing protein, which produces MKRLQRFSLLIIMTILTGLSFQAGYALVQPDLQLNSVSVSLLPEYIQPTVLVIYEINLDESFPLPQELIFEIPADAEVLTVINFSPEDRPIELSFREAPFGSWKDLRFTAIHRRLHIEYQDPNLVRFHNQRTYEFRWLSMYTVAQLLINVRQPLDASNIISQPPLRKIGNEFDESPIFMANFGKIAAGELFSLNIEYHKGSGAVAYPALSVLPANPIDETVQGRTPSPIYVLAWVLMLSVAIALIVGSFYIRFRKKEVDNSTRISQEEIKINPERQTFFCHECGMRTRVGENYCSNCGTELRKPTPFEQPSTRS; this is translated from the coding sequence GTGAAACGTCTGCAAAGGTTCAGTCTCCTCATCATTATGACAATTCTGACCGGGTTGTCGTTCCAGGCTGGCTATGCCCTGGTCCAACCGGATCTCCAGCTCAATTCGGTCAGCGTCTCGTTACTGCCAGAGTATATCCAGCCAACGGTTCTGGTGATCTACGAGATCAACCTGGATGAATCATTTCCCCTTCCCCAGGAGCTCATCTTTGAAATCCCGGCAGATGCGGAAGTGCTCACGGTGATTAACTTCTCGCCGGAAGACCGACCGATCGAATTAAGCTTCCGGGAAGCGCCTTTTGGAAGCTGGAAAGATTTGCGCTTCACCGCAATCCATCGCCGCCTTCACATCGAGTATCAGGACCCAAACCTGGTCAGATTTCATAACCAGAGGACCTACGAATTCAGATGGCTCTCCATGTACACGGTGGCGCAATTGCTGATTAATGTCCGCCAACCCCTGGATGCAAGCAACATCATCAGCCAGCCACCCTTAAGAAAAATTGGCAATGAATTTGACGAAAGCCCCATATTTATGGCTAATTTTGGGAAAATCGCCGCGGGCGAACTATTTTCGCTTAACATTGAATATCACAAGGGCAGCGGCGCGGTGGCTTATCCTGCGCTATCTGTTTTGCCCGCCAATCCAATTGACGAAACCGTACAGGGCAGAACCCCCTCGCCGATCTATGTGCTCGCATGGGTTCTGATGTTAAGTGTGGCCATTGCGCTGATTGTTGGTTCGTTTTATATCAGGTTCAGGAAGAAAGAAGTCGATAATTCTACGCGTATTTCCCAGGAAGAGATAAAAATCAACCCCGAAAGACAGACCTTCTTCTGCCACGAATGCGGCATGCGCACCAGGGTCGGGGAAAACTATTGCAGCAACTGCGGTACGGAGCTGCGCAAACCAACCCCCTTTGAGCAACCCTCCACCAGAAGCTAA
- a CDS encoding CpXC domain-containing protein: protein MAKTTISCPQCKQPIVAEITRIFDAAEDPQAKQILLSGAYNLVQCPHCGYRGQAPTPLVYHDPDKELLLTFFPPELNVPVNQQQQMIGPLINQVMEKQPPEKRKAYFLNPETMLTRQRLAERILEEDGVTPEMLKEQQDRLSFLQRLAGVTVEARPEVIRQEEELVDEQLLLILQRLIQSAAAAGEEESAKVLVELQQQILENTEFGQKILHQAQEQQAAMDALEQASKAGLTREALLDLIIDAAESEIRLVTLVSMARSGLDYSFFQLLTDRMQHASGEQQAQLMALRDKLLEMTHEIDQAIKEQEDLAGQLLDKILAEENIEEATLQALPGINEVFLEVLRARIQAARKADDQEQLKKLQQVAGAIQKVSAPGANIELIEALIQAKDVDAIRAVLEENAEEITDEFSQFLYSLLSQTQAQEGRQDMVEKLQQVYRQVLRFTMKRNLEKAD from the coding sequence ATGGCAAAAACAACCATTTCATGCCCGCAGTGCAAGCAGCCCATTGTGGCAGAGATTACCCGAATATTTGATGCTGCTGAGGATCCGCAGGCGAAACAAATCCTGCTTTCCGGAGCGTACAACCTGGTGCAATGTCCCCATTGTGGTTACCGCGGACAGGCACCCACGCCGCTGGTTTACCATGACCCTGACAAAGAGCTGCTGTTAACTTTCTTCCCACCCGAGTTGAATGTCCCCGTCAACCAGCAACAACAGATGATCGGTCCCCTGATTAATCAGGTGATGGAAAAGCAGCCGCCGGAAAAACGCAAAGCTTATTTCCTCAATCCCGAGACGATGCTCACCCGCCAGCGTTTGGCTGAGCGCATATTGGAGGAGGATGGGGTCACACCTGAAATGCTCAAAGAGCAGCAAGATCGGTTAAGCTTTCTGCAGCGCTTGGCGGGCGTCACCGTCGAGGCTCGCCCTGAGGTCATCCGCCAGGAAGAAGAACTGGTTGATGAACAATTATTGCTGATTTTACAGCGCCTGATCCAGAGTGCTGCTGCAGCAGGAGAAGAAGAGAGCGCCAAGGTGCTGGTTGAACTTCAACAGCAAATTTTGGAAAACACCGAATTCGGACAGAAAATACTCCACCAGGCCCAGGAACAGCAAGCTGCCATGGATGCCCTGGAACAGGCCAGCAAAGCGGGTTTGACGCGCGAGGCTTTGCTGGATTTGATCATTGACGCAGCCGAAAGTGAAATCCGGTTGGTCACCCTGGTCAGCATGGCGCGCAGCGGTCTGGACTACAGCTTTTTCCAATTGCTGACAGATCGGATGCAGCATGCTTCCGGGGAGCAACAGGCCCAACTGATGGCATTGCGTGACAAACTGCTGGAAATGACCCACGAAATCGACCAGGCCATCAAGGAGCAGGAAGATCTTGCCGGTCAGCTTCTGGATAAAATTCTTGCCGAGGAAAACATTGAAGAAGCCACCCTGCAGGCACTACCCGGCATCAATGAGGTCTTCCTGGAAGTATTGCGCGCGCGCATCCAGGCTGCCCGCAAAGCGGATGACCAGGAGCAGCTTAAGAAACTCCAGCAGGTCGCCGGAGCCATTCAAAAGGTGAGTGCACCGGGTGCCAATATTGAATTGATCGAAGCGCTGATCCAGGCAAAAGATGTTGATGCTATCCGTGCCGTCCTTGAAGAAAATGCCGAAGAAATCACGGATGAATTTTCACAATTCCTGTACAGTCTGCTC